The following proteins are co-located in the Haloplanus sp. HW8-1 genome:
- a CDS encoding Tfx family DNA-binding protein, with product MEDDPDADALLERAGFDPEESVLTRRQAEVLALRERNVRQSTIADLLGTSRANVSSIESSARDNVAKARETVAFAEALTAPVRVEVDEETDLYNVPKLVYDACDTAGVKVNHTAPDLMKLVSDEAGDAVKGREIQAPLLVGVTTDGTVRVRQSK from the coding sequence ATGGAAGACGACCCGGACGCGGACGCGCTGCTCGAACGCGCCGGTTTCGATCCCGAGGAGAGCGTGTTGACACGTCGACAAGCGGAGGTGCTCGCGCTTCGCGAGCGGAACGTACGCCAGTCCACCATCGCGGACCTACTCGGTACGTCCCGCGCGAACGTCTCGAGCATCGAATCGAGCGCCCGCGACAACGTCGCGAAGGCCCGCGAGACCGTCGCGTTCGCCGAGGCGCTGACGGCGCCGGTTCGCGTCGAGGTCGACGAGGAGACCGACCTCTATAACGTCCCCAAACTCGTCTACGACGCCTGTGACACCGCCGGCGTCAAGGTCAACCACACGGCCCCGGATCTGATGAAACTCGTCAGCGACGAGGCGGGCGACGCGGTCAAGGGCCGGGAGATACAGGCGCCCCTGCTGGTCGGCGTGACCACCGACGGCACCGTCCGCGTCCGGCAGTCGAAGTGA
- a CDS encoding mannose-1-phosphate guanylyltransferase, which yields MDRPVVAVVLAGGVGSRLYPASRSHRPKQLLALAGEETLLERTVARATFADEVIVSTRPAFADAVRESVPEASVLVEPAGKDTGPALTYATHRIAERFDDPVVFVLPSDHHVAGDFETPARRGARVAAETDALVTFGVEPERPDTGYGYIEPGAERDGYAEVAAFHEKPDARTARRYVDRGYYWNAGLFAWTPAAFLSAAADSPLSPLVDALERDDPDAGFEAVDPVSVDHAGFEAVDPVSVDHAVFERAGDVVVVPLTVEWDDLGTWDALERLLPADGDGTVVAGDATVAAVDATNNVVAGDDVHVSLVGVEDLAVVAYDDRVLVVPKAAAQRVRDLVAELRSRGEF from the coding sequence ATGGATCGACCGGTCGTCGCAGTCGTGCTCGCGGGCGGCGTCGGCTCACGGCTCTACCCCGCGAGTCGGAGCCACCGCCCGAAGCAGTTGCTCGCGCTCGCGGGAGAGGAGACGCTCCTCGAACGGACCGTCGCCCGCGCCACCTTCGCCGACGAGGTGATCGTCTCGACCCGACCCGCGTTCGCCGACGCCGTCCGCGAGTCGGTGCCCGAGGCGTCGGTGCTCGTCGAACCGGCGGGGAAGGACACCGGACCGGCGCTGACCTACGCCACCCACCGGATCGCGGAACGGTTCGACGACCCCGTCGTGTTCGTCCTCCCGAGCGACCACCACGTCGCGGGCGACTTCGAGACGCCGGCCCGCCGGGGGGCGCGAGTGGCCGCCGAGACGGACGCGCTGGTCACGTTCGGCGTCGAGCCGGAACGCCCGGACACCGGCTACGGCTACATCGAACCGGGGGCCGAGCGGGACGGCTACGCCGAGGTGGCGGCGTTCCACGAGAAGCCGGACGCCCGGACGGCACGACGGTACGTCGACCGGGGCTACTACTGGAACGCCGGCCTCTTCGCGTGGACGCCCGCTGCCTTCCTGTCGGCGGCCGCCGACTCCCCCCTCTCACCGCTGGTCGACGCCCTCGAGCGGGACGACCCCGACGCGGGGTTCGAGGCGGTCGACCCCGTGAGCGTCGACCACGCGGGGTTCGAGGCGGTCGACCCCGTGAGCGTCGACCACGCGGTGTTCGAGCGGGCGGGGGACGTCGTCGTCGTTCCCCTCACGGTCGAGTGGGACGACCTGGGGACGTGGGACGCGCTCGAACGCCTCCTGCCGGCCGACGGGGACGGAACGGTCGTCGCCGGCGACGCAACCGTGGCGGCGGTGGACGCGACGAACAACGTCGTCGCGGGCGACGACGTCCACGTCTCGCTGGTCGGCGTCGAGGACCTGGCGGTCGTCGCGTACGACGACCGGGTGCTCGTGGTGCCGAAGGCGGCGGCTCAGCGGGTTCGTGATCTGGTGGCCGAGCTACGGTCCCGAGGGGAGTTCTGA
- a CDS encoding DUF7091 family protein encodes MDDRLERFVRTTFRSAGRRYAEARRAYREGQSSVDLPHDDDGRVRIVCRRAAERRAVALDDDARPECFEGGHPDCEGCLEDVREGVVETW; translated from the coding sequence ATGGACGACCGACTGGAACGGTTCGTGCGGACGACCTTCCGCTCGGCCGGCCGCCGCTACGCGGAGGCCCGCAGGGCCTACCGCGAGGGGCAGTCGTCGGTCGACCTCCCCCACGACGACGACGGACGCGTCAGGATCGTCTGTCGCCGGGCGGCCGAACGTCGCGCCGTCGCCCTCGACGACGACGCCCGCCCCGAATGTTTCGAGGGCGGCCACCCCGACTGCGAGGGCTGTCTGGAGGACGTCCGTGAGGGCGTCGTCGAGACGTGGTGA
- a CDS encoding replication factor A (Replication protein A protects and stabilize the intermediate ssDNA that is generated by the unwinding action of a DNA helicase at the replication fork. In addition, SSBs prevent the formation of secondary structures by single-stranded template DNA.) has protein sequence MTDLHTHAEDIVAQFSDHLDLSVDEVEERLDNLVNEYRVPVDEARRSVVNSYLDEAGLERDALGGGDNASVGLAEIDQDEQWLDVTAKVVELWEPRSDSVAQVGLLGDESGTTKFVAFETSDLPHLEEGSVYRLENLVTDEYQGNFSVKLNRTTTITEVDEEIEVGDDAETVEGALVDIQSGSGLIKRCPEDDCTRVLQNGRCSEHGSVEGEFDLRIKGVLDDGETVHEVIFDRDATESLTDMTLEEAKDMAMDALDTTVVADEMRADTLGRYYRVSGPQFGRYVLVDEFERLSDPVDAEAALIEARSI, from the coding sequence ATGACTGATTTGCATACCCACGCGGAGGACATCGTCGCGCAGTTCTCGGATCATCTCGATCTGAGCGTCGACGAGGTCGAGGAGCGACTCGACAACCTCGTCAACGAGTACCGGGTCCCGGTCGACGAGGCCCGACGGAGCGTCGTGAACAGTTACCTCGACGAGGCCGGACTGGAGCGTGACGCCCTGGGCGGGGGCGACAACGCCTCCGTCGGTCTCGCCGAGATCGACCAGGACGAACAGTGGCTGGACGTGACCGCGAAGGTCGTCGAACTGTGGGAGCCACGGAGCGACTCCGTGGCCCAGGTCGGCCTGCTGGGCGACGAGTCGGGCACCACCAAGTTCGTCGCCTTCGAAACGTCTGATCTCCCCCACTTGGAGGAGGGGTCGGTCTACCGGCTGGAGAACTTGGTGACCGACGAGTACCAGGGCAACTTCTCGGTGAAGCTCAACCGGACGACGACCATCACCGAGGTCGACGAGGAGATCGAGGTCGGCGACGACGCCGAAACCGTCGAGGGCGCGCTGGTGGACATCCAGAGTGGGAGCGGCCTGATCAAGCGCTGCCCCGAGGACGACTGCACTCGCGTCCTCCAGAACGGCCGGTGTTCCGAACACGGCAGTGTCGAGGGCGAGTTCGACCTGCGAATCAAGGGCGTCCTCGACGACGGCGAGACGGTCCACGAGGTGATCTTCGACCGCGACGCCACCGAGTCTCTGACCGACATGACGCTGGAGGAGGCCAAGGACATGGCGATGGACGCCCTCGATACGACGGTCGTCGCCGACGAGATGCGCGCGGACACGCTCGGTCGGTACTACCGGGTGAGCGGGCCGCAGTTCGGCCGGTACGTGCTGGTCGACGAGTTCGAACGACTGAGCGATCCGGTCGACGCCGAGGCGGCCCTCATCGAAGCGAGGTCGATCTAA
- a CDS encoding RPA family protein — protein MSQAPSREVARRAFAREFNDASHTFKESEDERAPVYLLLPTGERANRVFLVGTLTEKEDVGEDDEYWRGRIVDPTGTFFVYAGQYQPDAASTLRDLEPPAYVAVVGKPRTYETDEGNVNVSVRPESITAVDATTRDRWVAETATRTLERVAAFDDEGAEYARMAREEYDPEIDDYRGMALAALEGLDESDELGADGAADADVPAGQ, from the coding sequence ATGAGTCAGGCACCTTCCCGCGAAGTCGCACGCCGCGCCTTCGCCCGCGAGTTCAACGACGCGAGTCACACGTTCAAGGAGTCCGAGGACGAACGCGCCCCCGTCTACCTCCTCTTGCCGACCGGCGAGCGTGCCAACCGCGTCTTCCTCGTCGGTACCCTCACCGAGAAGGAAGACGTCGGCGAAGACGACGAGTACTGGCGGGGACGGATCGTCGATCCGACGGGGACGTTCTTCGTCTACGCCGGGCAGTACCAGCCCGACGCTGCCTCGACGCTCCGGGACCTCGAACCCCCGGCTTACGTCGCCGTCGTCGGGAAGCCACGCACCTACGAGACCGACGAGGGGAACGTCAACGTCTCGGTCCGTCCCGAATCGATCACCGCCGTCGACGCTACCACGCGCGACCGCTGGGTGGCCGAGACGGCGACCCGGACGCTCGAACGAGTCGCCGCATTCGACGACGAGGGAGCGGAGTACGCCCGGATGGCTCGCGAGGAGTACGACCCCGAAATCGACGACTACCGCGGGATGGCCCTCGCAGCCCTCGAAGGCCTCGACGAATCCGACGAACTCGGCGCCGACGGCGCCGCCGACGCCGACGTGCCCGCCGGGCAGTGA
- a CDS encoding ribbon-helix-helix protein, CopG family, with product MGNKNKTISFRVNEDAFETLREIAEERDLSLSAVFRDYVDMLVAHDGQVQVVPEHELESGSGDGTSFPPKVEVPKSFVREHERLELEAEHLREQLDEHKRYVNHLREQLEEGGEDVIQLEDLDGGERDEPSFRLG from the coding sequence ATGGGCAACAAAAACAAAACCATCTCGTTTCGCGTCAACGAAGACGCGTTCGAGACCCTGCGCGAGATCGCCGAGGAGCGCGACCTGTCGCTCTCGGCGGTGTTTCGCGACTACGTCGACATGCTCGTTGCCCACGACGGCCAGGTCCAGGTCGTCCCCGAACACGAACTGGAGAGTGGATCGGGCGACGGCACCAGCTTCCCACCCAAGGTGGAGGTGCCAAAGAGCTTCGTTCGTGAGCACGAACGCCTCGAACTCGAAGCCGAGCACCTGCGGGAGCAACTCGACGAGCACAAACGCTACGTCAACCACCTGCGTGAACAGTTGGAGGAGGGTGGCGAGGACGTCATCCAACTCGAGGACTTGGACGGCGGCGAGCGTGACGAACCGTCTTTCAGACTAGGCTGA
- a CDS encoding DUF5814 domain-containing protein yields the protein MAITDKVYLKNHRQIVSQLDTSIPKGAFKGATMEVLYSGDGLSKLDDATRDRLLDFATDFLDCEDPDDLYTGYPERQFVRYLLDLRAQGLGPDAIVDVMSDDYMLYAYPGDVLSFLDRAVRRLEAVESLAAVEGDDAMERRAAEARRTLSA from the coding sequence GTGGCTATCACCGACAAGGTTTATCTGAAGAACCATCGGCAGATCGTCTCACAGTTGGACACGTCCATCCCCAAGGGGGCGTTCAAGGGGGCGACGATGGAGGTGCTCTACAGCGGCGATGGGCTCTCGAAACTCGACGACGCTACCCGTGACCGCCTGCTGGATTTCGCGACCGACTTCCTCGACTGCGAGGACCCCGACGACCTCTATACCGGTTACCCGGAGCGGCAGTTCGTCCGCTATCTGCTGGATCTCCGGGCACAGGGACTGGGACCGGACGCCATCGTCGACGTGATGAGCGACGACTATATGCTCTATGCCTACCCGGGCGATGTACTCTCATTTCTGGACCGGGCGGTGCGGCGGTTGGAGGCGGTCGAGTCGCTGGCCGCCGTCGAGGGCGACGACGCGATGGAGCGCCGCGCCGCGGAGGCGCGCCGGACCCTGTCAGCCTAG
- a CDS encoding AI-2E family transporter: MDERRAIVALFGFLVIATIGFIAYQFVAALTIAVFVYYSTRRFYRALGRLHLPKRVRAVAVILLLALPLLLLLSYTLVLLVTETRRFVDTYPVIETAAANVAWLEGMEDLPSLTFAGVVEAYRAGQFDAIIDFLVENAAFLTSAITGFFLNLFIVVVVSYYLLIDGSRLHGWLRRFDDDAIVREFLEAADRELEAILFGNLLNVIAIALIGVGAFKGYNALVPAAVEVPYPALAGVLTGVASLVPVVGMKIVYVPIAAAMSAPIAFRGEYSLLVYVAAFIAVAVVVVDTIPDLVLRPYLSGERTHVGLLMLAYIFGPVVFGFYGLFFAPIILALGVTFAHTALPRLLGGDEAVDSGLPPDQRRLDDF, translated from the coding sequence ATGGACGAACGACGCGCGATCGTCGCCCTCTTCGGATTCCTCGTCATCGCCACCATCGGTTTCATCGCCTACCAGTTCGTCGCCGCTCTCACCATCGCCGTGTTCGTTTACTATTCGACACGACGATTCTACAGGGCACTCGGTCGCCTCCATCTCCCGAAGCGGGTTCGGGCAGTGGCGGTGATCCTCCTGCTTGCCCTCCCCTTACTCCTGTTGCTCAGTTACACCCTGGTCTTGCTCGTCACCGAGACGCGTCGGTTCGTCGATACGTATCCGGTCATCGAGACGGCCGCCGCCAACGTGGCGTGGCTGGAGGGTATGGAGGACCTTCCTAGCCTCACGTTCGCGGGCGTCGTCGAGGCGTATCGGGCGGGGCAGTTCGACGCGATCATCGACTTCCTGGTGGAGAACGCTGCCTTCCTGACCAGCGCGATCACGGGCTTTTTCCTCAACCTGTTCATCGTGGTGGTCGTCAGCTACTATCTCCTGATCGACGGCTCGCGGCTCCACGGCTGGCTCCGACGGTTCGACGACGACGCCATCGTCCGCGAGTTCCTGGAGGCCGCGGACCGTGAACTCGAAGCTATCCTCTTTGGCAACCTCCTGAACGTAATCGCCATCGCTCTGATCGGCGTCGGCGCGTTCAAAGGGTACAACGCGCTCGTCCCGGCGGCCGTCGAGGTTCCGTATCCAGCGCTGGCAGGCGTCCTCACGGGCGTCGCGAGCCTCGTCCCGGTCGTCGGGATGAAGATCGTCTACGTACCCATCGCCGCGGCGATGTCGGCGCCGATCGCCTTCCGCGGTGAGTACTCTCTGTTGGTGTATGTCGCCGCGTTCATAGCCGTAGCGGTCGTCGTCGTCGACACCATTCCCGACCTCGTCCTTCGGCCGTATCTCAGCGGCGAGCGAACCCACGTCGGCTTGCTGATGCTCGCGTACATCTTCGGCCCGGTCGTGTTCGGCTTCTACGGGCTCTTTTTTGCACCCATCATCCTCGCCCTCGGAGTGACCTTCGCCCACACGGCGCTCCCACGGCTCCTCGGCGGCGACGAGGCGGTCGACTCCGGACTCCCGCCGGACCAGCGCCGTCTCGACGACTTCTGA